The Clostridia bacterium DNA segment AGCAAAATTACTTTCAGAGAAAATGGGATATATATATCTTGATACCGGTGCGATGTACAGAGCAGCTGCGCTCTATTTTATAAGAAAAAATATTAAACCTTGTGAAAAAGATAAAATAATCAGTGAATTAAAAAATATTAATATTAACATAGAATATCATCTGGACAAGCAGTTGGTATTTCTAAATGGTGAAGACGTAACTGGGAAAATAAGGACTCCTGAGGTTTCATCCATGGCCTCAAACATAGCTGTGATACCCGATGTAAGAATAATGTTGGTAGATATTCAGAGGAATATTGCTAACAATAATAATGTTATAATGGATGGAAGGGATATAGGTACATATGTATTGCCACATGCAGATAAGAAATTTTATTTAACTGCTACAGTAGAAGAAAGAGCAGTAAGAAGATATAAGGAATTAAAAGAAAAAGGTTGCAACGTTAACTTAACGGAGCTAAAAAAAGAAATCAAAAAAAGAGATGAAAATGATATGAACAGAGAATTTGCACCTTTAAAAAAAGCTTCTGATGCAATTTTAATCGACACAACAAACAAATCAATCGAACAAGTAGTTGCTAAAATATTAGCTCATATATAATAATAGTATGGTAGGGATAATATGTTCTATAAATTTGCAAAAATTATTGTATCCGTTATACTTAAATTGATGTATAATATTGAAGTTCAAGGTTTGGATAATATTCCTAAAAAAGGGCCCTGTATAGTATTTTCAAATCATATATCATATCTAGACCCTCTGGTTATAGGAATAACTTTAGAAAGACAGATTTTTTTTATGGCAAAAAAAGAACTTTACAAAAATCCTATAATGAGGTTTATATTAAACCATTTAGGTGCGTTTCCAGTGAGCAGGGGAAAAGGAGATATCGGTGCAATAAAAAATTCATTGAAAGTTTTAAGAAGAGGGGATATATTCGGGATCTTCCCTGAAGGTACTAGAAGTAAGAATAAAAATTTAAAAAAGTTAGAACCAGGCATTGCTCTTATAGCTTTAAGGTCTAAAGCTCCTTTGATACCTATATACATAAAGACCGATTACAAATTGTTTAGCAAAGTAAGCGTCAATATCGGTAAGCCCATTAATTTGGATGGCTATAAAGGTAAAAATCAAAAGGAAATGCTAGATGATATAAGTCAATATATTTTAGACCAATTGATGAAATTAGGTGAATAATTTAATGGATATAATTGTAGCAAAAAATGCTGGTTTTTGTTTCGGAGTAAAAAGAGCGATAGATATTGTTTTTGAGACAATAAAAAATAAAAATGGTGATATCTATACCTTAGGCCCCATAATCCATAATAAGCAGATGGTCGATAAATTAAGAGATATGGGGGTTAATGTAATTGAAGATATAGATCTAATTGACAAGGGCAATGTAGTAATAAGGTCCCATGGAGTGTCCCCTGATGTGTATCGGAATCAAAAAATAAGCATTGGAAATATTAATTTAATAGATGCAACTTGTCCTTATGTCAAGAGAATACATAAT contains these protein-coding regions:
- the cmk gene encoding (d)CMP kinase, translating into MNKRNIAIDGPAGSGKSTIAKLLSEKMGYIYLDTGAMYRAAALYFIRKNIKPCEKDKIISELKNININIEYHLDKQLVFLNGEDVTGKIRTPEVSSMASNIAVIPDVRIMLVDIQRNIANNNNVIMDGRDIGTYVLPHADKKFYLTATVEERAVRRYKELKEKGCNVNLTELKKEIKKRDENDMNREFAPLKKASDAILIDTTNKSIEQVVAKILAHI
- a CDS encoding lysophospholipid acyltransferase family protein, with the translated sequence MFYKFAKIIVSVILKLMYNIEVQGLDNIPKKGPCIVFSNHISYLDPLVIGITLERQIFFMAKKELYKNPIMRFILNHLGAFPVSRGKGDIGAIKNSLKVLRRGDIFGIFPEGTRSKNKNLKKLEPGIALIALRSKAPLIPIYIKTDYKLFSKVSVNIGKPINLDGYKGKNQKEMLDDISQYILDQLMKLGE